In Candidatus Goldiibacteriota bacterium, a single genomic region encodes these proteins:
- a CDS encoding DUF86 domain-containing protein has translation MKNNNLYIKHIIDSCDRVTEYINGIDYETFKLKNLVIDAVIRQLQIIGEAAKKVSDEMKNSHAEISWKDMAGMRDKLIHDYFGVDIEAVYLTATKDVPKLREMLGKIKL, from the coding sequence ATGAAAAATAATAATTTATATATAAAGCATATAATTGATTCCTGTGACAGGGTAACTGAATATATAAACGGGATAGATTACGAAACGTTCAAATTAAAAAATTTGGTTATTGACGCTGTTATCCGGCAGCTTCAGATTATAGGGGAAGCGGCAAAAAAAGTATCTGATGAAATGAAAAACAGCCATGCGGAAATTTCCTGGAAAGATATGGCCGGTATGAGGGATAAGTTAATCCATGATTATTTTGGCGTTGATATAGAGGCGGTTTATTTAACCGCGACAAAGGATGTGCCAAAACTGCGGGAAATGCTGGGGAAGATAAAATTATAA